The Glycine soja cultivar W05 chromosome 9, ASM419377v2, whole genome shotgun sequence sequence TTAAGACGACACTCAATcataaatattatgaaaatcatgaattccatttcaaataaaaaatattttatgaagtgGCTTGGGAGAATCTGCGACAGAATTGTTTGGCACACTGAAACAATGGAAATATCTATTATACAAGCTGCAAACTCCTTTAATTACACGTGCAAACTTGTTGTCTAAGCATTTACTATATATGTTTTAACGGTTTTCAATCTGGTGatgcaaatgaaaattttattatccTTCTTTTGAAGTTCTGCCATCTTCTAGATGCTTTAGCCCTGACAGAAGCTTAAGAACATCCTCCATTGATGGCCGATCGGATGACCTGCTTTGGGTGCAAAGCATCGCAACCTCAAGAACCAGTTTAATCTCATGCAATGAACTTGCAGAAGTCCCTTCATTCTCATTATAAATTTCTCTCAAAAGAACCTCCCATGGTTTGCTGTGTATGCTGGCTCCTGCATTTGTCAACCTTCCGCCAGTCACAATTTCCAGAATCATCTCCCCAAACTTGTAGATATCCATACACAGTTCCTCTTTTGTGACTTCATCGTATTCAGTCATCCAAAAATAAACATGAATCAGTGCGCGAAATATATAAAGTTCTCTAAGAGTAACAAAAGGTATGTGCTCTGGCTACTATAGAGGACTTGGATATAATGTAACCAAATATATTCCAAAAGATTAAAGTGTTAAATGAAGACAAATGAATCACTTTGTATATTATGTGTGATGTGTGATACAGATTCGTTCTGTTTATATTACAAGGAAGGAAACCTGATTTATAGCTTAAAGTTGTAAACTGTCaacataattagaaattattctAACTTTTTAAAATGCAATAGTCTTACCAAATATACTAATACATAgtacattctaattaaattcaataattgaatgatgtatcaATTGATGCATATGTATATTGCACACACTTGTTTGTCATACCTGTTTCCCACTTATTTCTGGTTGGTGATGAGCCTTTGCTCCACCTCAATACTTGCTTGAACCCAAATTCTGCCAAATGGGGTTCCATATTTTCATCAAATACAATGTTGCTGGGTTTCAAGTCACCATGAGGTATAGCTGGGTAACATTCATGGTGAAGGAAGCAAAGTCCTCTGGCAATTCCAACTACTGTTCTGAATTTTGCAGCCCAATCCCATTTCATTTCCATTTTCTCAGCCAAGTTCCCATTAGGCAAGTAATCATACAAAAGATAGACTAGATGCGGGTTGTGGCAAAACCCCAACAATCTGACTAAATTCTTGTGCCTTGCATTTCCCAGTCTTACTATAAATTCCGACGCAACCTTGCTGCTCCTCTCTTCCCACTCAATCTTCTTGACCAAAACTGTTATTCCTGTAGGCAGAACAGCCTTTGTAACTGATGGTGATTGAACTTCTGTAGGTTTTGTTGTGGCACTGAGGCTTGTCAAAACATCATTTGCCGTGAATTGAGGGAGACCGGCGAATGAGACCATCTTCCATTGACTTTTGATTCCTCTTCTCAAGTAAGACATTCCAAAAGCAAGTCCCAGAAGGACTATTAGCAACCCTACAGAGAGTAGCACGATACGTGTAACCTTCCACGAGCATTTGCTTCCCAATATTCCAACTGAATCAGGACATGGTTGCAATGGTGCTCCACATAGCTCTGAATTTCCAACAAATGCACTTCTTCCCATCAATTTGAATGATTTTCCTGCTGGTATTGAACCAGAGATATTGTTGAAAGACACATTGAGAAGTTGTAAATTAGAACAACTACCAAACTTAGCAGGTATGGTGCCATTGAAGTTATTGTTTGATAGGTCCACTACACCAAGAACAGGAATAGTGGCAAGCTCATCAGGTATATGACCTGTCAAATTGTTGTTGGATAGGttgattttctcaagagttTGACATTTGGAAACACTGTTTGGGATTGTTCCAGATAAGTTATTGCTATCTAGATCAACAACTGAAATTGATTTGCAGGATTCAAATGGGGGAAGATCACTAGAAATACCACAAGAAGATGCTGAAAAATTCTGAAGTTGGGGCAATGACCATGTTTGTGAAGGGATGATCCCCCCTAATTGCTGATTATAAGAGACATTGAAATACTCCAATTGAGTGGCTTGAGAAATATCTGAGGGAATCCCACCAACAAAGTTGTTCCTGGACAGATCAACATATAAGATATCAGGAAGAAGGCTGAATTTCAAAGTGATTTCTCCTGAGAACAAGTTATCTTCGAGGCGAAGGCGAACGAGGGACGAACAATTGGAGATTGATGAAAGGCCACCAGTGAACTTGTTTGAAAACAGGATCAGCTTAAACAATTCTCCACTCACACAAATGTCTGGTGGTATGTTTCCAACTAAATCATTTGTGGAAGCATCCACCCACTTGAGTTTGGAGTTCCTCCCTAAGCTCCTAGGAAGCGAGCCGGAGAATTTGTTGTTCCAAATGAGAAGGGTTTCCAAGGATGGAAGTTGTGCAATGCCTTCGGGAACAGTGCCACTCATGTCATTGTACATGACACTTAGGAGTCTCAGGTTCTCGAGGTCTGAGAAGCTTTCAGGAATGGACCCTGTGAAGAAGTTATCAGAGAGGTCTAAATCTGTGAGAGGTTCAATGTTGCTGAGCTCACTTGGTATTGATCCTGTGAGCTGGTTGCTGAAGAGGAAAAGTGATTGCAAATTGCTGAGGTTGGAGAGTTGCTTTGGTATAAGGCCAGAAAGATTTGCTCCTGCTATGTCAAGATACTGAAGCTGGCTCATGTTACCTATTTCAGGTGGAATAAAACCCTGGTATAGGTTGTAGCCAATTTCCATGTGGGTCACTGTGTTGAGATGACCAAGTTCTGGAGGTATGCTTCCTGAAAGAGAATTTCCTGCAAGATGAAGAAACTCAAGGCTCTTGAAAGAACCATATTCAGATGGAATTGAACCTCTGAAGTAGCTCCCAGCTAGATTGAGAACCTTAAGGGATGCTAGCTGAGAGAATTCAGCAGGCAATGACCCAGAAAAACTGTTGCTGAAGGCATCAAGCACAATCAAGTTTTGGAGTCTAGGAATTCCACCTGGGAAGGGACCAGAAAAGTTGTTTCTGCTTATGTCCAAGCTTGTTAGGCTTGTAAGGTTGAAAATCTTGGCTGGAAGATTCCCAGAGAAGAAATTGTGGCTCAGGTTGAGACTAGTGAGGTTTGTGAAGATGCTGAATTGCTTCCCTGAAACCACACCTCCCAGTTTCTTCATGGAAAGGTCTATGGAAGTTACAATTGTTGAGCCATTGTTACACTTGATGCCTGACCAAGAACATGCATAGGATTTCCCAGTTAATTTTCCTCCAGAGGGCACCACCCAATTCTGCAAGCTGTTATCATCATCTACAAGCTCAGCTTTTAGGCTTAGGAGTGCCTCTGAGTAAGGGTCATCAATTGCTAGAACTGCTGATGATACCATGAAGGTAGCAAGAAGTAGATTTTTGATGTGGGAGTATTTGAAAACCTCCATTGGAACTTGGAGAGCTTCACAAGGGAGAGAGGGACAACTGTAAATACCCTAAACAAAGGCAAATGGTGtcagaataataaaataaagagtgtgTGCTGCTGTGTGTgcatatcttttgttttgttgcaTCAGGAAATGCATGGGGAATAGAGAAAGGAAATGATACTGTACATGTGAAAGAGGAgaatgattagtatttttttttatataaccaaAAAATTTAGGTGAATTTGATAGTGAGATATGGACAAATCAATGAAACACTCATAAATATActcataaattatttactaataagatttttatattaatagcaAAAATTGAACACATTGTTATGAGATATGAATCAATTCTTATCAATTGGATTAATCTTTCTTGATGAATTACTATTATACTGATATTGGTTGGTTTATGAATATTAGTATTATTGGGTTGCTTTGGGAAGCAAGAGGGGAACCCTGCCGTGTTTATTTATGTGGATGGTGTTTGCCATTAGGGAATAAAGCTTTCAAAGATGAAATTATCCTTttctaacttctttttttttttcattttggggGAATCCCATATAGGTAATAGACGACGTCATTGCTAATTCAAATATACTTTTATCTTTAGTCTGGTGCACTGTGGGACATGGATCAAGTTCGTCCATATCTCTGTCCTTGTATATATTGAGATCATAAAGGTCCTATGCATGGTCTTTTTCAGAAAGCCAAAATTCTTAATTGAGTAACATGTCTTTATCTTGTGTTAGTAACATATGTATGTAGAATTGTGGATAGAAAATTGCGATTTACTATATAGTACATGCTTACAATTACTGCTGCCTCGAGTACTATAACCAatggttctatttttttttttagctagCTAAATAATTACGAGGTATGATGCATATGGGTGTAAAAGGTTGATATATGATTATGGTATTCGTCATTAACTTGGATAAAAGTGCCTTGTAAACTCATTATAATCGCCCTTTCTCTTTTTACAATCTACACTCAACAggataaagattaattattCCAGCATATTCAACAGGATCTTATTGTCATAACTATCGTTTTTCTTGTgggttaataatataaaattgtagttgaaaattttgtaattgtatttaatgatttaaagataatttttttaaactataattCTATTAAAAAGAGCACTAATGAAATTATTGTTGTTTGTCACAATTTAAACACACGCATATGTATTCACGTCTCTAAACTGAGTTGTACATTTGTCAAATTACTAGGGAAAATGCTTtatgaacaaaaaaatcaacaataaattttatttatttatttgtgttaGGATATATAATAACTGGACCGTTGTTATTATATCCTAAGAGCATCATCTTTCATCGAAATATTTATATGAATTGTTTAActataaataatattgttatcatatcataaatagaatatcttttaaatattataaaacttgtaaaattaaattaatcattcattttagtaactttaatattaaaataaatttcatgtaagatgtttaaatttatataaaattataagattctattaatttatgataaataatttatttgaataattatgtACTGTAAATGTAATAACAATTTGAGATACgtatatataaaatagataacaaacaaacaataaaaaaattatacctaaTATATCAGGTATGAGATTaacttttttatgtttgaataaTGAAGCCAACGTGAATATGATTTACTGTGCAAAATTTGTAACTTTAAGCCGAAAGTAACACGATACACCCTTCCTGATAGattaaaccaaaaattaaaagtctTTTTTAAGAGATATAACTACTCGTGTTGAAGTGGGGAAATAAATATGAGTACCAATAACGCATCTCAACAAGTACATACGTTACGTAGTGAAGAGCTTTCTCAATGACATGACAGTAGCAGGTGCATAGAAGGAATAGAGAAAGACAAGGCTTGTGATATAAGGAGTCTCCTTTATCCcttaaatcaattataatacCATGGACAATTGggaatgtgttttttttcatGATTCCGATATATCACGAGATTCTCCATTTCATTGTATCAGACTAATTTCACttacaatattatattaattcaaattttttatataataaaaattaaatataaatttttttattaaataaatcattttcataAACTTAACGGCATCTTATACCTATATGCCAATCATTTATACAAATATCATTGCAAATGTATGAACAATAGTTAGAATGCTTTGGTGAAGCATGCCACCggattcgtatcttaattctcCTATTACATTACATAAAATTGATATTTCCTATTGCGTAAAAACTGAATGGCACTTTAATGTTGCAGTGAGTGATAttctttatttgaatatttttattttatcaaggaCTGATTcttgtttttaataagttaatttgatgATCCTTACCTAATATGTAttacaatttgtttttaaaaacttttaaagcATAAGTTATTTTCTatctaaaaataacattatttataagTGGTTTTCTATCATTATAGGATTTGACAGAGCAGGGGACAGAGAATGAAATTGGAGGAAGACGCAGATGATAAGATTGACATATAGTTGAGTACTTCCAAAATTAAGcatataaactttaaaaaaattataatttatcattcaatcataatttattatatataaataattataatttttataataattattttaaaattatattaataataatttgtttgaataatgatttaaaattatttacacgattaataaataattattaaactctaaattttattatgttaatgaAATTCTGACAAACTCTTGTACAAATCAATTAATAGTCAATAGATAAtgcatttgtttaattaattatacctTTTTTAAAGTTATCTAAACGAGTGAACTTCAAAATTTGTGAGagaatttttagaataaaattgattaaagtACTATTACTTTTTAAGTATAAATGGACACCAATACCTTGTCTTTTCTttcaatggttttttttttttttaatatctctgTCCTTTACGATTACGAAAATCACCAAAGACAAGTCGCAGAATgcatataaaattattgaacTCTGCATGAGAATTTCTGAAAAACGACAATGCAAACGGATGAAATACTAATTAATCGGTGCCTTTCCACGAGATCAGGGCCCTGCAGCAGCTACTCTGACAGAGTCCCGTGACTTGGGGAAATATATCTATTGAATACTTTGTTCATTACATTTGCATGCTATTGCACCGTGATAATTTTCTGTAACGTAGACGCGTTAATAAAATGCTTAACTGAGAAGGAAGTTTCGAAAATAACAAATGATCAAGTTAAACTTAAATAGACTAAAATATCTGAAGAATAAATTTCATTTCTTAATTGgagtttttatcaaatattaaattacgCTTTCAATTTTAAGTTATACTAGAAACAATACCATGGAAAGTAAGTCAGAAATTTGTTTCCAGGGggcaaggaaaaaatataattttataaaaaataaatttttgcatataaaatatattaaaaaattaatatattattatatatcgaatatttttcataaataaaaaatatatgactaCATTGAGTATAAAGGTAAtactatatgaaaaaaaataaaagataaaataattaattttagttaactATATGTAAATATTTCAACATTGAATCATTTATCAAAATAGCTATTCTAATTGAACCATCGgtctaaaattgaattttattttattatgtcgTATTATTGATTCATAATAATATCTATTAGTTTTgcatgattaatatttattataaaacctAACTGACCACCTTTCCCTCCCAACCTGTAATTATGATAAGCTACCCGCACGCACAAGGATGAAGCGGGCACATGATGGGTCTTTATTTGGTAGTACAAGTGATGagggattatttttttatgttcggTTTACTCCATTGTCCTCCctgttaacaataaaaaatttaagtagttttaaataataataatattattattattattataatgataCAAAAAAGTCAATTTAGGCTTAATCATATTTTGTTCCCAAAGTTTGACATGCAACGTTTAGAATTCCTCCTCTTtccattttctatttatttattttacgaatTTCACTCCCCAAATTTATAAATCATCGCAAATTTTACTCCCTCTTAGAAAAAAAGGCCACAAGACAATTTGTgacattttttcatttaaactaccacaattaacatattttatgctagtttttttctttaaactgCAACAATTAAGACAGTCTTgtgacaaatttttaattatttgtggcCATTTTTCTATGTGGGATCAAAAGTCGTGAAGTTTTACAGATTGAAGAGCAAACTTTGCGAACAAAACTAGTACAAAATTCATGACATTATAAAACTTTGGGGGAGCAAAAATATAGTTAAGGCTTCAATTTATAAATCTCCCTCAAATATGGTGTAGAGTGATTCCTTTTAAGATGACTTGGAAggcttagaaaaaaaaatgatttcgaACGTATGATGTAATTAAGTGGAGTAAAATTGTGAGGAGAAAAAGTGTTCTTAGTCTGCTATAATAATAACGGTTAAATATGATGtagactattttttataataaaaatatattgaattatttttaaaaatatttatttaacaattatttttagcttaaatgataagaattgatatttttattatttatggcttgcaaggataaattaaaagaaataaagagaaaatatcaaaaaagaatatttttagtatgttattatttatcttttttatcttaatattttatttttgttatttttgtttttcttatcttatctttctttatctttatcatcttttaatttaaatattttatttttatctttaaatctttatttcaaaagaaaagtttaaagtaaaaaagagaaaatcaaacataatataATTGGGTTAGGATTACACAAATTAAACTTAATGCGAGTTACGGGCAACCCGCGGATCCCGCAGGCCAAACCTGCATAGTCGGGTAAAGCTGGACGAAtccaaaaatatgacataaccatGAAGTGTTTAACAAAATTAGTCTGTAACCTGCACGGACCACATATTCTGCGGGCCAGTCCATGAACCTATACCCGTTTACCCATCCCTGATTACTATAAAGTGTGATATATTATATGATGTATAGATATGATACACACGTATTAGATATGATGCACGTATTTGATGATATAATATTGTAAAGAATATAAGATATGACGGTGGAGGTCACAAGGCAGAGAAGATGTAAGATTCGAAGCAGAGAATAAGAAGATTGAGAGACTTTTAGAAAGAGTATTTCTATATGATTCAGTATGAAATGAGTGTGTTAGTTATATTTAGCTACAGTTTCTGTATTTATAGAGTGGATGATTGAGCTCTTCTTTGTCACGTGAGACTATTACTAGTTTTTATTTGTGTTGGGGTGTTAGTAATTTTggatcattaatatatatatatatatatatatatatatatatatatatatatatatatatatcacataattaaataacttagaattattatataattagctAAAATATTTAAGTAGTCTAAGGCTAATGATTTATATATCGTGAAAGGTTAATTGTGTAGACACCATATcaaattataatgattaaatttgGATAACTGATATCAGTTATCAATATAAAGGATTATGGTCTCCTATTTGTAGAGAGCAACCAATACTTGTAAGAGAGCACAATTCACATAAGAAAATTAAGGGttctttacatttacaagatcATAGAACCAATCTTCTCATCAACTTTTCATCATCACTCCATTCTGACTAATCCGCTTCCGCATTtagtttttatcatgattttgagtatgaGAACAcaataaaattctatttatttttgtacaaTAATTGAATCTCTCTACATGAGCATGTGGTTAGGATTGGTTATTAtctcttgaaatcaaattaggttaattaattgaattccaacatttgaaattgaatCTAACATGGGATCCTTACTCTTTAGGATCTTTGTGTAATGTTGCTTTAGCTCTCCGGCTTAGTATAACCCTCAAATCTTTAGCCAATATTCAACCAGAATAGTTTTTTCAGAATGTTAACTTTACAAGTGAAATggaaatttattcaaaaacagTTGTGCTTGAGTCCATACTGTTTTATGAAAGCAACATCAACTTTAGAAGTGAAATGAAGATTATCCTAAAACAATaagtatttttgttgttgtgtacAATGATAGTAATGAGGATCAACTTTAAGTCTTCATGCATTTACTCCAACTCTTTACCATTAAGTCGATATTACTTATGCTTTTTACAAAGAGCAATCTAATTTCTTTTGGGAGATTTtctataagaataaaatttttcatttttgtttcatcAAGGTTCAATGTCCCGTGTAATTATATTagatatttacatatttttttaatttaactccTCTAAATTGAGGGAGTATACTTTAGACAATAAATTGCATTCAGattcatttattaaataatcaaaagttaaaaattatgataaaatcgaATACATACAAAATCTAAAGTTAATTACAGTCTTGCTCATCAATTTCTAATTATTGgtttttgttgtattttatcttctaaaatACACTCTCTTTagtttagaaaaatcaaatcctTCTTTTGAAGACTTATACTTCACATATATTTATTTGCgaaatatctaaaaatatcGTATCAAATATAATGTTAAATATAAGGATAAATTGAGCAAAAGTATGATGCTTCATAGTTGAAATTGCATTGATCTGGCAACAGTACCACGTAAAGCTTCGGAAGTCCATGCCAAACTTGAGAATGCAGTACATGGAGCAGAGAaaattcttccttttttttttctttttaaatatacaaCGTCATTAAATTACacacaaataaatttataataaatacataaatttttaaaatataatcatataaAAGATCATGATTAAAATTCTGCGGCAAAATTTTGGGTACAACAATTAATGATCGATCACATGAACTGGATGTTGCCGGTGCTTGGCACATTGAGATTGAACTCTACTAGTCTACTTTCTACCTAAATTTCTAGCCTTacctactttttttttgtctgaaAAAAGAATTACTTTTCACTTCATGTAAATTTCCCTCTTAATAGTTTTCCCCTGATTTGATCAAAAGTGAATATGCCATGagttttgatcatttgaatcaAAGAAAAGAGAGGCACGCCAGGCACCCCAAAACTAGTTACGATCATGATAACTTAGGCGAACAAATGTTACAAgaatagagacataaaaaggaaaagaagagagtTTCATGGAAattcccaaagagaaacgttgC is a genomic window containing:
- the LOC114368880 gene encoding leucine-rich repeat receptor-like protein kinase TDR, producing MEVFKYSHIKNLLLATFMVSSAVLAIDDPYSEALLSLKAELVDDDNSLQNWVVPSGGKLTGKSYACSWSGIKCNNGSTIVTSIDLSMKKLGGVVSGKQFSIFTNLTSLNLSHNFFSGNLPAKIFNLTSLTSLDISRNNFSGPFPGGIPRLQNLIVLDAFSNSFSGSLPAEFSQLASLKVLNLAGSYFRGSIPSEYGSFKSLEFLHLAGNSLSGSIPPELGHLNTVTHMEIGYNLYQGFIPPEIGNMSQLQYLDIAGANLSGLIPKQLSNLSNLQSLFLFSNQLTGSIPSELSNIEPLTDLDLSDNFFTGSIPESFSDLENLRLLSVMYNDMSGTVPEGIAQLPSLETLLIWNNKFSGSLPRSLGRNSKLKWVDASTNDLVGNIPPDICVSGELFKLILFSNKFTGGLSSISNCSSLVRLRLEDNLFSGEITLKFSLLPDILYVDLSRNNFVGGIPSDISQATQLEYFNVSYNQQLGGIIPSQTWSLPQLQNFSASSCGISSDLPPFESCKSISVVDLDSNNLSGTIPNSVSKCQTLEKINLSNNNLTGHIPDELATIPVLGVVDLSNNNFNGTIPAKFGSCSNLQLLNVSFNNISGSIPAGKSFKLMGRSAFVGNSELCGAPLQPCPDSVGILGSKCSWKVTRIVLLSVGLLIVLLGLAFGMSYLRRGIKSQWKMVSFAGLPQFTANDVLTSLSATTKPTEVQSPSVTKAVLPTGITVLVKKIEWEERSSKVASEFIVRLGNARHKNLVRLLGFCHNPHLVYLLYDYLPNGNLAEKMEMKWDWAAKFRTVVGIARGLCFLHHECYPAIPHGDLKPSNIVFDENMEPHLAEFGFKQVLRWSKGSSPTRNKWETVTKEELCMDIYKFGEMILEIVTGGRLTNAGASIHSKPWEVLLREIYNENEGTSASSLHEIKLVLEVAMLCTQSRSSDRPSMEDVLKLLSGLKHLEDGRTSKEG